The Henckelia pumila isolate YLH828 chromosome 2, ASM3356847v2, whole genome shotgun sequence genome includes a window with the following:
- the LOC140885270 gene encoding uncharacterized protein, producing the protein MTTNMEVQEEEDPISAVKTPTKDEKNKKKKKKSGAFGLFKAALSMMRKRPKDPTSYEKSTPANWTKLVDSVRPLHSQENIPSPPPSVNCESAAETIKEMISPPSPAASMSQYASASSLRDLVDSDDEEEEEEEDPDEVFDALCGDEMIDAKADEFIAQFYQQLRLENKGKLY; encoded by the coding sequence ATGACGACCAACATGGAGGTCCAGGAGGAGGAGGATCCTATCTCCGCCGTGAAAACGCCTACAAAAGATGAgaagaataagaagaagaagaaaaagagcgGCGCTTTTGGCCTTTTCAAAGCCGCACTGTCCATGATGCGCAAGCGTCCCAAAGATCCCACGTCCTACGAAAAATCTACGCCGGCGAATTGGACGAAGCTAGTGGACTCGGTCCGGCCCTTGCACTCGCAGGAGAACATCCCGTCGCCGCCACCGTCCGTCAATTGTGAATCTGCCGCCGAGACCATTAAAGAAATGATCTCTCCGCCTTCCCCTGCAGCATCTATGAGCCAATACGCTTCCGCTTCGAGTCTCCGGGATCTGGTTGATTCCGATGATGAGgaggaggaagaggaggaagatCCCGACGAGGTGTTTGATGCATTGTGCGGAGATGAGATGATCGATGCCAAAGCCGACGAATTCATCGCCCAATTTTACCAGCAACTCAGGCTTGAAAACAAGGGAAAGCTCTACTAA
- the LOC140884064 gene encoding pollen receptor-like kinase 4, producing MVRGAQAAAHPVRPCISISRSFLIITMVILQLQVASNAQQGIEDAAISALIKFKSSLANVEPFLDNWDPSKSHPCSGNRGNWKGVLCFNGYVWGLQLENMNLRGQIDVDSLIPLRYLRTLSFMNNSFEGKMPDWRKLGALKSLFLSNNRFSGQIPGEAFKGMTYLKKVYMANNLFTGPIPASVESPKLIELSLQNNQFTGNIPSISSEHLKFFNVSNNQLEGPIPAPLMKFNPSSFSGNKELCGKPLDSNCEPPVPPPESEPSLGSAPPPDQIPGTPITVKDNKSSPARIAIIVVSALVGLFLIILLVLLCRRNRDSQTPQLGREKSLPMAALEPVGDKNETGNLPKRAEQAAGKLSFVRDDREKFDLQDLMRASAEVLGSGNFGASYKAVLVEGEALVVKRFKQMNTVAKEDFHEHMRRLGRLKHPNLLPLVAYLYRKEEKLLVFDYVYNGSLASHLHGKRTHEPCLSWPIRLNIIKGVAQGLAYLHRELPSLTVPHAHLKSSNVLLDKFFNPVLMDYSLVPVVNPGQVQDILVAYKSPEYSRHGTISKKTDVWCLGILILEILTGKLVTKYLAQGSGPYGADLAGWIDGIASNSSSTEVFDRDIKEQGCIPQMEKLLKIGIACCEEDEDKRWDLEEALGQIQQLQEH from the exons ATGGTGAGGGGCGCGCAAGCTGCGGCTCATCCTGTGCGCCCGTGCATATCCATATCGAGATCCTTCCTGATTATTACTATGGTCATCCTGCAACTGCAGGTGGCCAGTAATGCACAACAAGGAATTGAAGATGCAGCCATATCTGCTCTCATCAAGTTCAAAAGCTCCCTAGCAAATGTGGAGCCGTTTCTTGACAATTGGGATCCCTCCAAATCACATCCATGTTCAGGAAACCGTGGGAATTGGAAAGGTGTTCTGTGCTTCAATGGTTATGTGTGGGGCTTGCAGCTAGAAAACATGAACCTCAGGGGTCAAATTGATGTGGATTCTCTCATTCCTCTGCGTTATTTGCGGACCCTTAGCTTTATGAACAACAGCTTCGAAGGTAAAATGCCAGATTGGAGGAAGCTTGGCGCTCTCAAGTCCTTGTTCTTGTCCAACAATCGGTTTTCGGGCCAGATCCCGGGAGAGGCTTTCAAGGGAATGACCTATTTGAAGAAAGTTTACATGGCAAACAACTTGTTCACAGGCCCTATCCCTGCATCTGTTGAATCTCCTAAGCTCATAGAGTTGAGTCTCCAGAACAACCAATTCACCGGCAACATACCGTCCATCAGCTCAGAACATCTCAAATTCTTCAATGTCTCTAACAATCAATTGGAGGGTCCAATCCCTGCTCCACTCATGAAATTCAATCCCAGCTCCTTTTCAG GCAACAAAGAGCTGTGCGGGAAGCCTCTGGACTCAAACTGCGAGCCCCCGGTCCCCCCACCAGAATCGGAGCCATCTCTAGGCTCTGCTCCTCCTCCAGATCAAATTCCCGGCACCCCGATTACTGTTAAAGATAACAAGTCATCTCCTGCTAGAATTGCAATAATCGTGGTGTCAGCCTTAGTGGGCTTGTTTCTCATCATTTTGCTCGTCCTGTTGTGCCGGCGAAATCGCGATAGCCAAACACCACAGTTGGGGCGGGAAAAGAGCTTGCCAATGGCGGCACTGGAGCCTGTGGGCGACAAGAACGAAACCGGGAACCTACCAAAAAGGGCTGAACAAGCAGCAGGTAAGCTGTCTTTTGTTAGAGACGATAGAGAAAAGTTCGACTTGCAAGACTTGATGAGAGCATCGGCTGAGGTGTTGGGAAGTGGCAACTTCGGGGCATCTTACAAGGCAGTATTGGTGGAGGGGGAGGCGCTGGTGGTGAAGAGGTTCAAGCAAATGAATACGGTAGCCAAGGAAGACTTCCACGAGCACATGAGAAGGCTAGGCCGACTCAAACACCCTAATCTTCTGCCCCTCGTCGCCTACTTGTATCGCAAAGAGGAGAAGTTACTGGTGTTTGACTATGTATATAATGGCAGCTTGGCCTCTCATCTTCATGGAAAACGTACTCACGAGCCGTGTCTCAGCTGGCCAATCCGCTTAAACATCATAAAAGGAGTGGCTCAGGGGCTGGCTTATCTTCACCGAGAGCTTCCAAGTCTAACTGTGCCTCACGCTCACCTCAAATCCTCCAACGTACTTCTGGACAAATTCTTCAACCCTGTGCTCATGGACTACTCCCTCGTGCCTGTCGTAAACCCCGGCCAAGTACAAGATATCCTAGTGGCCTACAAGTCTCCGGAATATTCCCGACATGGCACCATCTCAAAGAAAACAGATGTTTGGTGCTTGGGGATTTTGATATTGGAGATATTGACAGGGAAGTTGGTGACCAAATATCTTGCCCAAGGATCCGGACCATATGGCGCGGACTTGGCCGGATGGATCGATGGCATTGCAAGCAATAGCAGCAGCACAGAAGTTTTCGACAGAGATATTAAGGAGCAGGGATGTATACCCCAAATGGAGAAGCTTTTGAAGATTGGAATAGCATGCTGTGAAGAGGATGAGGACAAAAGATGGGATTTGGAGGAGGCACTTGGCCAGATCCAACAGCTTCAAGAACATTAA